GGCTGAGAGCACGGCGGCATTGCGCAGCGCGTGGCGGACGTCGAGTGCTGAAGCGCCTTTCTTCTGCGCGTCCATCAGCTCGGTAAAGACCGTGTCGAGGAACTGCGAGTTGGCGCCGGTGTTGTTGATAGAGCCAACCTCTTCGAAGTTAGTGACGTAGACCATCGCCGTCTTCTTTGGTGTGCCTTTCAGGTCGAAGATACTGCGTGAGGCCGCATAGCTGAGCGCCTTGTCATCCTGACCCCAGCTTCCGGTCAAGCCATTATCGATACCGACGTCGGCCGGCTGTGTTGCGGGAACAAGCTCCAGCTCAGCAGCGACCAGGTCCTCGTCCTTGATGTTGAACTTTGCACGGAGGGCCGCCATCACCTGGTCGGCAACGGAGTTCTTCTCGCTGGGAATCGAACCGGCCACCGGATTCATCTCTTCCCCTGCGAGGACGGTGGTGTAGGTGCGGGTGCGGAGCAGCGAGTCGGAGTGAGGCGCGGCATCGGCGATCACGAAGACAGGATCGCCGGGAGCAAAGCCGATATTCACCTGCAGGTGCCGGCCGTCGGTGGTGTCGATGCGGCCGACCAACGCCAGCGGAAGATTCGACCACTGGTACTTCTTGATGCCGCCGTAGAGTGTAGTCTTCAGCAGCGCAACCGAACCCGGAGCTCCGACAACCGGACGCGACTTCAGGTTCAGGTGCGGAGAGTCCTGGTGGGTTGCGACGATGCGTGTTCCTGTCTCCACGGAATCGGAGCCGATGACGGCAAAGACGACGGCGCGGTCGCGATTGTCGAAGATGAGTTTGGCTCCCGGTTTGATCTGCGAGGGAGAAGTGAACTCGGTGAACCCTGCCGCCTTGGCCAGACTGAGGAACTCCGCGGTCGAGAGGCCGGCGCTTTTGGCGTGCCGAAGGTAGTCCTTGTAGGGTTCCGCAAAGGCGAAGACGTCGGACTTCTGCTGCGGCGTTAGCGTGAGCCAAACGGACTTGGAGGCGACCTTGCCGTCCGGGTTCAACGGGGTCTCCTGTGCGGCGAGGGGAAGCGTAGCTGAGGACGCAAGAGCAACGGAGAGGGCCGTGAAGGCGGTGGTGCGGACCAGGAATTTCAGCATGGCGGAAGAATAAACCGAAAAGGGCGGTTTTCTTGCAATTCAATGCACTTAGCCGCCGTTGAGTGCTGCCATGGCTTGTCTGGAGCCGTATGGCGTGGTACAAACAATACATTCAAGCGAACCCGCAAGGGTAAGCGCGAATTTCATGAAGAGTGGTTGAGGGACGAGCCCTGTGACACCACGACAACCGGACAGAACAAAGGCGTACCGGTGTCAACTCTCTCCTGGCGACAGGGAACATGAGATTCGGAGTAGGAAAGTTGCAAGTTCCCACCCCGCGCCTCCTCGTTCCCGAGTTAAGGGCGCCATCCAAGAGAGACGGTCATAGGTAAAGCCCTCCGCCATATGGAGAGCAAGGCCCTATGTCTTCCGGTGCGTGTGCGCCCTACGATCTGAAGTGCAAAGAGTGCGGCAAGAGCTATGGCAAACAGCCGCTTTCTATCTGCGATGAGTGCTTTTCGCCGCTTGAGGTCTTTTACGACCTGGACGCGGTGAAGGGCAGCGTGACCCGGGAGTCCATCGCTGCCGGGCCGGCAAGCATCTGGCGCTATCGTGCGCTGCTTCCCATTCCTGAGGGTTTCCAGCCCGATCTTCCGGTGGGCTT
This genomic window from Terriglobus albidus contains:
- a CDS encoding peptidase M18, producing MLKFLVRTTAFTALSVALASSATLPLAAQETPLNPDGKVASKSVWLTLTPQQKSDVFAFAEPYKDYLRHAKSAGLSTAEFLSLAKAAGFTEFTSPSQIKPGAKLIFDNRDRAVVFAVIGSDSVETGTRIVATHQDSPHLNLKSRPVVGAPGSVALLKTTLYGGIKKYQWSNLPLALVGRIDTTDGRHLQVNIGFAPGDPVFVIADAAPHSDSLLRTRTYTTVLAGEEMNPVAGSIPSEKNSVADQVMAALRAKFNIKDEDLVAAELELVPATQPADVGIDNGLTGSWGQDDKALSYAASRSIFDLKGTPKKTAMVYVTNFEEVGSINNTGANSQFLDTVFTELMDAQKKGASALDVRHALRNAAVLSADCNDGVNPLFPGNSEASNAAIVGYGVTIKRYGAGFDPNAEFTARIIALLDKNNITWQTQTPRVEVGGGGTIGGFLSARNMEVLDVGIPLLSMHATYEMSSKVDHWSIYKFFGAFYGME